The following nucleotide sequence is from Cyanobacteria bacterium GSL.Bin1.
ATTAAATGACAAAACTTAGCTTAATTTTTTATTAATTCGATATTTTTGTAACAATGATTACTGCTCTAAAACGTTTTTTCTTCATGAGCTAGAGGCTAAATTTTTCTTATTCGTTCGTTGTTTTTACCTGATTCCCTTTCTAAATACCTTTTTGATTGAGTTTTCAGAAGCGGGTAGCTGATCACTCATTCCGACTCTCTCGCCATTCCATACTATAATTTGGCTCGGACTGTAAATTCATAATCCCCTCCTGGCTCGAGTTGATAATCACATCGTTCTAAAAACCGTTCTAAGGGTTCGCTAATTAAAGCCCTGCCCAAAGAAGGCTCGACAATTAAACGACTTTGCCGGAATTGCCACTGAAATGACCATTCATAACTCCCGGCACTGACCTCTCCTTCAATTTGTCCTTCCCATAACGATTGGCGGATAATACGAACATAGGCAGTTGTTTTGGGTACACTCACCACCGACTCCCTGGATCAATGACTCTCTTCCGGATCACGATAGCAAATCTCCACAAAGGAGGACGTTATTTGTTATTGATCAATTAGCAGTGCATTTATCTTGAGGTCGTCTGTGGCTAAATCTGATTCTGAGCCAATTAACAAGGAAAAAGGGCAAAATGATGAGTTAGACGAAGTAATTTTTACCTTTGAAGAGATTACTGCGGAAATTAACTATAAACAAGCTCAAGATTCTTTAAGAAGTATTGTTCAGCAGATTGATCTCACCGCAGAAGAACAGTCTGGGCTAGAATCAGAGATTAACTATCTAACAGCAATGTTAGATAAATTAGAACAATCTGTCGTCCAAATTGCTGCGTTTGGGATGGTGGGCAGAGGAAAGTCTTCGGTGTTGAATGCTCTACTTGGGGAAAATGTCTTTCAAACTGGTCCTTTGCATGGGGTGACACGGACCATTGGCAGTGCCAATTGGGAATTAACTGAAGAAAGTCTAGGCAATAGCGATCAAGAGATTTTGCGGGTGTCGTTACCGAGTAGTGAGCAAGCCAGCATTCAATTAGTGGACACTCCCGGTATTGATGAAGTGGATGGGGAAACCCGCGAGTTAATGGCCCATCAAATTGCCAAGCAGGCTGACCTAATCTTGTTTATTATTGCTGGGGATATCACGAAGGTTGAATATAATGCCTTGTCACGGTTGCGCGAGGTAGGCAAACCGATGCTGTTGGTGTTTAATAAGATTGACCAATATCCAGAAACCGATCGCGCTGCGATTTACGATACCATTTGCAGCGATCGCGTCAAAGAACTACTCACTCCTGAAGAAGTGGTGATGGTAGCAGCTTCTCCCTTAGAACGACGAGGGGTGCCCCAAGCGGATGGTTCAATCCGAGTCAAAACGCAGCAGGGAAAGCCCCAAGTTCAGGAATTGAAAGGGAAAATCTTGGAGATTCTTCATCATGAAGGTAAATCTTTGGTTGCCCTCAACACAATGCTGTATGCCGATGAGGTCAATGAACAGATTTTACAGCGCAAGCTAGAAATTCGATCTGAAGCCGCAGAGGCACTGATTTGGAAAGCGGTAATGACCAAAGCGGTTGCTGTGGCGCTCAATCCCGTTACCGTTTTAGACTTATTTACCGGTGCTGTCGTCGATGTCGCAATGATTTTAGCCTTATCTCGATTGTATGGAATTCCCATGACCCAATCGGCCGCGATCGCGCTCTTACAAAAAATTGCGAT
It contains:
- a CDS encoding DUF3146 family protein; translation: MSVPKTTAYVRIIRQSLWEGQIEGEVSAGSYEWSFQWQFRQSRLIVEPSLGRALISEPLERFLERCDYQLEPGGDYEFTVRAKL
- a CDS encoding DUF697 domain-containing protein, producing MAKSDSEPINKEKGQNDELDEVIFTFEEITAEINYKQAQDSLRSIVQQIDLTAEEQSGLESEINYLTAMLDKLEQSVVQIAAFGMVGRGKSSVLNALLGENVFQTGPLHGVTRTIGSANWELTEESLGNSDQEILRVSLPSSEQASIQLVDTPGIDEVDGETRELMAHQIAKQADLILFIIAGDITKVEYNALSRLREVGKPMLLVFNKIDQYPETDRAAIYDTICSDRVKELLTPEEVVMVAASPLERRGVPQADGSIRVKTQQGKPQVQELKGKILEILHHEGKSLVALNTMLYADEVNEQILQRKLEIRSEAAEALIWKAVMTKAVAVALNPVTVLDLFTGAVVDVAMILALSRLYGIPMTQSAAIALLQKIAISMGGISASEVLTTLGLSSLKGLLGLSTSVTGGASLIPYVSVAITQAGVAGVSSYAIGHVSNTYLANGASWGLDGPKAVVKNILDSLDEESILNRIKGELQSKLFVKE